From the genome of Onthophagus taurus isolate NC chromosome 5, IU_Otau_3.0, whole genome shotgun sequence, one region includes:
- the LOC111426156 gene encoding protein transport protein Sec31A isoform X1 → MKVKDLERMANIAWSPITITPIYLASGTAAQQFDASFSTNAALEIFSLNLCDPSSEMEQKSNVQSEHRFHKIIWGPSGGEYGTVIGGCDNGVIQIYNASKLLKNEPGLSASPHKHNGPVSTIDFNPFQGNLIASGASDSEIYIWDLNNTNSPMTPGAKSQPPEDVVSIQWNKQVEHILASTFYSKCVVWDLRKNEPIIKLTDTISRIRWKTVAWHPEVATQLCLASEEDQAPIIQLWDLRFATSPLKTLENHQRGVLSIAWCQRDADLLISSGKDSRILCWNPNSDRQGGEVLSEISRTSQWNFDVTWCPKNPALIATSGFDGHVSVFSLMGGKVAQIQTTNKIADSFPGMDGYVQAPVQQQNVAPISVDLSKPPKWLKRPVGASFGFGGKLITFLNEKPQPGVNVGVQTPTHLVTISQVVTETDLINKSMELESALEYGNFLDYCRNKADLSSDQHKKFIWHFIRANFEENPRAEILNLLGYRIDDLNEKLNGVVNNKHDIDQITDGFDNINAQGDEFEMISKSIEKKNQAKFKIETGDDSNGLITEAILMGNVEAAVELCIKANKYTEAIIIARTGTPDLFIKTQSRYLKQESSYLSSLISALVSEDWNTVVENCDIYCWKEALVGILTHCNDEDYPRLCEMLGNRLDQESATNPKFAKDAQLCYICSGSFDRLVHSWSGKERFSSDDLQELVELVMFLQRSIERQGKSVEITGGLADLLSNYAFILASQGSLQSALNYLGSSQNEKVAELRNRLHVSLGQKPGYVQRTQQRTSSTRTSFSNYAPQPIQNNQFPVPFSNQFNTNPINQQQQQQPWQAPPKPFSPAPPTQPPRPPSVTGTNNQSGGLGNRAKYVVDPSVQSNTYQRNQFNSNPISNLGQNQFNHDQFTNDISKQQFGNNLSQFPVVSEVSRMPNSVLNPVIPTPYVPGNTFSSANYPGQPPIEMGQSAINTLPKTSAPGWNDPPFFSKSRPQQKQEILPQDPITHPIYGSAPVAPINFPPPNQFNQQPQIQEPPPSNIFQPMMPPQQQQHQGGFNPSNFNTQAVTASPLGGQRVLTTQQIEKPSQPMMIQKPPIPEEHIHMQTVFDELRNKCSITSNNPQTKRKLEDVGRKLESLYDLLREHKLSPNTLQLLHQMVQIVQNGDYSNGLNLHTQMVSGPDFAQIASFMPGVKVLLQCALQLQVYIR, encoded by the exons ATGAAAGTAAAAGACTTAGAAAGGATGGCGAATATCGCCTGGTCCCCAATCACCATAACCCCGATTTATTTAGCTTCCGGAACGGCGGCTCAACAATTCGACGCCTCGTTCAGTACAAACGCAGCGttagaaatattttcgttaaatCTTTGCGATCCTAGCTCGGAAATGGAGCAAAAATCAAACGTCCAAAGTGAGcatcgttttcataaaattatttgggGGCCAAGCGGTGGTGAATATGGAACTGTGATTGGCGGTTGCGATAACGGTGTTATCCAAATTTATAACGCgtctaaattattaaaaaatgagcCGGGTTTAAGCGCCTCCCCACATAAACATAACGGTCCTGTTAGCACAATCGATTTTAATCCATTTCAAGGAAATTTAATCGCTTCTGGAGCAAGTGATAGCGAAATTTACATTTGggatttaaataatacaaattccCCGATGACTCCCGGCGCGAAATCGCAACCCCCCGAAGACGTCGTTTCGATCCAATGGAACAAACAGGTTGAGCACATATTAGCGTCAACTTTTTATTCGAAATGTGTTGTTTGggatttaagaaaaaacgAGCCAATCATTAAATTAACCGATACGATATCGAGGATTCGTTGGAAAACGGTTGCTTGGCATCCGGAAGTTGCAACCCAACTTTGTTTGGCTTCCGAGGAAGATCAAGCCCCGATCATTCAACTTTGGGATCTACGATTCGCCACATCTCCTTTAAAAACGTTGGAGAATCATCAACGGGGAGTTTTATCAATCGCTTGGTGTCAAAGAGACGCAGATCTTTTAATTTCGAGTGGGAAAGATTCGCGGATTTTGTGTTGGAACCCAAATTCTGACCGACAAGGGGGTGAGGTGTTATCAGAAATTTCAAGGACGAGTCAGTGGAATTTTGATGTTACTTGGTGCCCAAAAAATCCCGCTTTAATTGCTACATCTGGTTTCGATGGGCATGTTTCTGTGTTTTCTTTGATGGGGGGAAAAGTTGCGCAAATTCAAACCACGAATAAGATCGCTGATAGTTTTCCAGGGATGGATGGTTATGTTCAAGCCCCTGTTCAACAACAAAACGTCGCCCCAATTAGTGTTGATTTAAGCAAACCTCCAAAGTGGTTAAAACGGCCTGTTGGAGCTTCGTTTGgg tttggtGGGAAATTAATAACGTTTTTGAACGAAAAACCTCAACCAGGAGTTAACGTTGGCGTTCAAACTCCAACACATTTAGTTACAATTAGTCAAGTTGTGACAGAAactgatttaattaataaatccaTGGAGTTAGAGAGTGCTTTAGAGTACGGAAACTTTTTGGATTATTGCCGAAATAAGGCGGATCTTAGTTCGGatcaacacaaaaaatttatttggcaTTTTATTCGGGCTAATTTCGAGGAAAATCCTAGAgctgaaattttaaatttattgggGTATCGAATCgatgatttaaatgaaaaattgaatggtgttgttaataataaacatgaTATCGACCAAATTACGGATGgatttgataatattaatgcg caaGGAGATGAATTTGAAATGATTTCGAAATCGATCGAAAAAAAGAACCAAGCGAAGTTTAAAATAGAAACGGGTGATG ATTCGAATGGATTAATAACGGAAGCTATTTTGATGGGAAATGTCGAAGCTGCCGTTGAGTTATGCATTAAAGCGAATAAATACACGGAGGCTATTATTATAGCAAGAACTg GAACTCCggatttattcataaaaactCAAAGTCGTTATTTGAAACAAGAAAGCAGTTACCTTTCTTCCTTAATTTCGGCTTTAGTGTCGGAGGATTGGAACACAGTTGTGGAAAATTGTGATATTTATTGTTGGAAGGAAGCTCTCGTTGGAATTTTAACGCATTGTAACGACGAGGATTATCCTAGGTTATGTG AGATGTTGGGTAATCGTTTAGATCAAGAAAGTGCCACAAATCCTAAATTTGCTAAAGATGCGCAACTTTGTTACATTTGTTCTGGAAGTTTTGACCGTTTGGTGCATTCTTGGAGTGGAAAAGAACGATTTTCTAGCGATGATTTACAAGAATTAGTTGAATtagttatgtttttacaaagAAGTATAGAAAGACAAGGAAAATCTGTTGAG attACTGGTGGATTAGCcgatttattatcaaattacGCCTTCATCTTAGCTTCCCAAGGAAGCCTCCAATCAGCGTTAAATTACCTTGGTTCATCTCAAAACGAAAAAGTGGCCGAACTCCGAAATCGCCTCCACGTCAGTTTGGGTCAAAAACCAGGTTATGTTCAACGAACCCAGCAACGAACCAGCAGCACTCGAACTTCGTTTAGCAATTACGCTCCACAGCCGATTCAAAACAATCAATTTCCAGTTCCATTTAGCAATCAATTTAATACGAACCCCATtaatcaacaacaacaacaacagccGTGGCAAGCTCCTCCGAAACCGTTTTCTCCAGCTCCCCCAACTCAACCACCTCGCCCTCCAAGCGTCACCGGAACTAATAATCAAAGTGGTGGTTTAGGAAATCGCGCTAAATACGTTGTTGATCCTTCCGTTCAATCCAACACTTATCAAAGAAACCAATTTAATTCTAATCCGATATCAAATTTAGgacaaaatcaatttaatcacGATCAATTTACTAACGATATTTCTAAACAAcaatttggaaataatttatcTCAATTTCCGGTGGTTTCGGAGGTTTCGAGGATGCCAAATTCCGTTTTAAATCCGGTTATTCCAACTCCTTATGTGCCGGGAAATACTTTTTCGAGTGCTAATTACCCAGGACAACCCCCGATCGAAATGGGACAATCAGCTATTAATACATTGCCGAAAACTAGCGCCCCCGGATGGAATGATCCCCCATTTTTCAGCAAATCAAGACCACAG caaaaacaagaaattctCCCTCAAGATCCGATAACACACCCAATTTATGGTTCAGCACCCGTAGCCCCCATAAACTTCCCTCCACCAAATCAATTTAATCAACAACCCCAAATTCAAGAACCACCCCCATCGAATATCTTCCAACCAATGATGCCTcctcaacaacaacaacatcaAGGTGGTTTTAACccaagtaattttaatactCAAGCTGTTACGGCATCCCCGTTAGGAGGGCAAAGAGTTTTAACGACTCAACAAATTGAAAAGCCCAGTCAACCAATGATGATTCAAAAACCTCCGATTCCCGAGGAACACATCCATATGCAAACGGTTTTTGACGAGCTAAGAAATAAGTGTTCCATTACTAGTAATAACCCACAAACTAAAAGGAAATTAGAAGATGTTGGAAGAAAATTGGAGAGTTTATACGATTTATTAAGAGAACATAAA ttatctCCAAACACTTTACAACTATTACATCAAATGGTTCAAATAGTTCAAAACGGGGATTATTCGAATGGTTTAAATTTGCATACGCAAATGGTATCAGGGCCGGATTTCGCCCAAATAGCCAGTTTTATGCCGGGGGTGAAAGTTCTATTACAATGTGCTTTACAATTACAGGTGTATATTAGGtaa
- the LOC111426156 gene encoding protein transport protein Sec31A isoform X2, producing MKVKDLERMANIAWSPITITPIYLASGTAAQQFDASFSTNAALEIFSLNLCDPSSEMEQKSNVQSEHRFHKIIWGPSGGEYGTVIGGCDNGVIQIYNASKLLKNEPGLSASPHKHNGPVSTIDFNPFQGNLIASGASDSEIYIWDLNNTNSPMTPGAKSQPPEDVVSIQWNKQVEHILASTFYSKCVVWDLRKNEPIIKLTDTISRIRWKTVAWHPEVATQLCLASEEDQAPIIQLWDLRFATSPLKTLENHQRGVLSIAWCQRDADLLISSGKDSRILCWNPNSDRQGGEVLSEISRTSQWNFDVTWCPKNPALIATSGFDGHVSVFSLMGGKVAQIQTTNKIADSFPGMDGYVQAPVQQQNVAPISVDLSKPPKWLKRPVGASFGFGGKLITFLNEKPQPGVNVGVQTPTHLVTISQVVTETDLINKSMELESALEYGNFLDYCRNKADLSSDQHKKFIWHFIRANFEENPRAEILNLLGYRIDDLNEKLNGVVNNKHDIDQITDGFDNINAQGDEFEMISKSIEKKNQAKFKIETGDDSNGLITEAILMGNVEAAVELCIKANKYTEAIIIARTGTPDLFIKTQSRYLKQESSYLSSLISALVSEDWNTVVENCDIYCWKEALVGILTHCNDEDYPRLCEMLGNRLDQESATNPKFAKDAQLCYICSGSFDRLVHSWSGKERFSSDDLQELVELVMFLQRSIERQGKSVEITGGLADLLSNYAFILASQGSLQSALNYLGSSQNEKVAELRNRLHVSLGQKPGYVQRTQQRTSSTRTSFSNYAPQPIQNNQFPVPFSNQFNTNPINQQQQQQPWQAPPKPFSPAPPTQPPRPPSVTGTNNQSGGLGNRAKYVVDPSVQSNTYQRNQFNSNPISNLGQNQFNHDQFTNDISKQQFGNNLSQFPVVSEVSRMPNSVLNPVIPTPYVPGNTFSSANYPGQPPIEMGQSAINTLPKTSAPGWNDPPFFSKSRPQYGEGVQMSAQHSGLRLWTRKSEQKQEILPQDPITHPIYGSAPVAPINFPPPNQFNQQPQIQEPPPSNIFQPMMPPQQQQHQGGFNPSNFNTQAVTASPLGGQRVLTTQQIEKPSQPMMIQKPPIPEEHIHMQTVFDELRNKCSITSNNPQTKRKLEDVGRKLESLYDLLREHKLSPNTLQLLHQMVQIVQNGDYSNGLNLHTQMVSGPDFAQIASFMPGVKVLLQCALQLQVYIR from the exons ATGAAAGTAAAAGACTTAGAAAGGATGGCGAATATCGCCTGGTCCCCAATCACCATAACCCCGATTTATTTAGCTTCCGGAACGGCGGCTCAACAATTCGACGCCTCGTTCAGTACAAACGCAGCGttagaaatattttcgttaaatCTTTGCGATCCTAGCTCGGAAATGGAGCAAAAATCAAACGTCCAAAGTGAGcatcgttttcataaaattatttgggGGCCAAGCGGTGGTGAATATGGAACTGTGATTGGCGGTTGCGATAACGGTGTTATCCAAATTTATAACGCgtctaaattattaaaaaatgagcCGGGTTTAAGCGCCTCCCCACATAAACATAACGGTCCTGTTAGCACAATCGATTTTAATCCATTTCAAGGAAATTTAATCGCTTCTGGAGCAAGTGATAGCGAAATTTACATTTGggatttaaataatacaaattccCCGATGACTCCCGGCGCGAAATCGCAACCCCCCGAAGACGTCGTTTCGATCCAATGGAACAAACAGGTTGAGCACATATTAGCGTCAACTTTTTATTCGAAATGTGTTGTTTGggatttaagaaaaaacgAGCCAATCATTAAATTAACCGATACGATATCGAGGATTCGTTGGAAAACGGTTGCTTGGCATCCGGAAGTTGCAACCCAACTTTGTTTGGCTTCCGAGGAAGATCAAGCCCCGATCATTCAACTTTGGGATCTACGATTCGCCACATCTCCTTTAAAAACGTTGGAGAATCATCAACGGGGAGTTTTATCAATCGCTTGGTGTCAAAGAGACGCAGATCTTTTAATTTCGAGTGGGAAAGATTCGCGGATTTTGTGTTGGAACCCAAATTCTGACCGACAAGGGGGTGAGGTGTTATCAGAAATTTCAAGGACGAGTCAGTGGAATTTTGATGTTACTTGGTGCCCAAAAAATCCCGCTTTAATTGCTACATCTGGTTTCGATGGGCATGTTTCTGTGTTTTCTTTGATGGGGGGAAAAGTTGCGCAAATTCAAACCACGAATAAGATCGCTGATAGTTTTCCAGGGATGGATGGTTATGTTCAAGCCCCTGTTCAACAACAAAACGTCGCCCCAATTAGTGTTGATTTAAGCAAACCTCCAAAGTGGTTAAAACGGCCTGTTGGAGCTTCGTTTGgg tttggtGGGAAATTAATAACGTTTTTGAACGAAAAACCTCAACCAGGAGTTAACGTTGGCGTTCAAACTCCAACACATTTAGTTACAATTAGTCAAGTTGTGACAGAAactgatttaattaataaatccaTGGAGTTAGAGAGTGCTTTAGAGTACGGAAACTTTTTGGATTATTGCCGAAATAAGGCGGATCTTAGTTCGGatcaacacaaaaaatttatttggcaTTTTATTCGGGCTAATTTCGAGGAAAATCCTAGAgctgaaattttaaatttattgggGTATCGAATCgatgatttaaatgaaaaattgaatggtgttgttaataataaacatgaTATCGACCAAATTACGGATGgatttgataatattaatgcg caaGGAGATGAATTTGAAATGATTTCGAAATCGATCGAAAAAAAGAACCAAGCGAAGTTTAAAATAGAAACGGGTGATG ATTCGAATGGATTAATAACGGAAGCTATTTTGATGGGAAATGTCGAAGCTGCCGTTGAGTTATGCATTAAAGCGAATAAATACACGGAGGCTATTATTATAGCAAGAACTg GAACTCCggatttattcataaaaactCAAAGTCGTTATTTGAAACAAGAAAGCAGTTACCTTTCTTCCTTAATTTCGGCTTTAGTGTCGGAGGATTGGAACACAGTTGTGGAAAATTGTGATATTTATTGTTGGAAGGAAGCTCTCGTTGGAATTTTAACGCATTGTAACGACGAGGATTATCCTAGGTTATGTG AGATGTTGGGTAATCGTTTAGATCAAGAAAGTGCCACAAATCCTAAATTTGCTAAAGATGCGCAACTTTGTTACATTTGTTCTGGAAGTTTTGACCGTTTGGTGCATTCTTGGAGTGGAAAAGAACGATTTTCTAGCGATGATTTACAAGAATTAGTTGAATtagttatgtttttacaaagAAGTATAGAAAGACAAGGAAAATCTGTTGAG attACTGGTGGATTAGCcgatttattatcaaattacGCCTTCATCTTAGCTTCCCAAGGAAGCCTCCAATCAGCGTTAAATTACCTTGGTTCATCTCAAAACGAAAAAGTGGCCGAACTCCGAAATCGCCTCCACGTCAGTTTGGGTCAAAAACCAGGTTATGTTCAACGAACCCAGCAACGAACCAGCAGCACTCGAACTTCGTTTAGCAATTACGCTCCACAGCCGATTCAAAACAATCAATTTCCAGTTCCATTTAGCAATCAATTTAATACGAACCCCATtaatcaacaacaacaacaacagccGTGGCAAGCTCCTCCGAAACCGTTTTCTCCAGCTCCCCCAACTCAACCACCTCGCCCTCCAAGCGTCACCGGAACTAATAATCAAAGTGGTGGTTTAGGAAATCGCGCTAAATACGTTGTTGATCCTTCCGTTCAATCCAACACTTATCAAAGAAACCAATTTAATTCTAATCCGATATCAAATTTAGgacaaaatcaatttaatcacGATCAATTTACTAACGATATTTCTAAACAAcaatttggaaataatttatcTCAATTTCCGGTGGTTTCGGAGGTTTCGAGGATGCCAAATTCCGTTTTAAATCCGGTTATTCCAACTCCTTATGTGCCGGGAAATACTTTTTCGAGTGCTAATTACCCAGGACAACCCCCGATCGAAATGGGACAATCAGCTATTAATACATTGCCGAAAACTAGCGCCCCCGGATGGAATGATCCCCCATTTTTCAGCAAATCAAGACCACAG tATGGCGAAGGGGTTCAAATGTCCGCTCAACATTCCGGGTTGAGATTGTGGACTAggaaaagtgag caaaaacaagaaattctCCCTCAAGATCCGATAACACACCCAATTTATGGTTCAGCACCCGTAGCCCCCATAAACTTCCCTCCACCAAATCAATTTAATCAACAACCCCAAATTCAAGAACCACCCCCATCGAATATCTTCCAACCAATGATGCCTcctcaacaacaacaacatcaAGGTGGTTTTAACccaagtaattttaatactCAAGCTGTTACGGCATCCCCGTTAGGAGGGCAAAGAGTTTTAACGACTCAACAAATTGAAAAGCCCAGTCAACCAATGATGATTCAAAAACCTCCGATTCCCGAGGAACACATCCATATGCAAACGGTTTTTGACGAGCTAAGAAATAAGTGTTCCATTACTAGTAATAACCCACAAACTAAAAGGAAATTAGAAGATGTTGGAAGAAAATTGGAGAGTTTATACGATTTATTAAGAGAACATAAA ttatctCCAAACACTTTACAACTATTACATCAAATGGTTCAAATAGTTCAAAACGGGGATTATTCGAATGGTTTAAATTTGCATACGCAAATGGTATCAGGGCCGGATTTCGCCCAAATAGCCAGTTTTATGCCGGGGGTGAAAGTTCTATTACAATGTGCTTTACAATTACAGGTGTATATTAGGtaa
- the LOC111426363 gene encoding lissencephaly-1 homolog, translated as MKMVLSQRQREELNKAIADYLNSNGYKDALQAFKKEADMPGEVDRKFGGLLEKKWTAVIRLQKKVMELETKLSEAEKEYIEGAPTRGKRCPSEWIPRPPEKFSLSGHRAPVTRVIFHPLFSVMVSASEDATIKVWDFESGEYERTLKGHTDSIQDIAFDSTGKTLVSCSADMSIKLWDFQQTFDCVRTMLGHDHNVSSVAFMPAGDFVVSASRDKTIKMWDVTTGYSVRTFVGHREWVRMVRPSPDGLMLASCSNDQTVRVWLVSTRECRAELRAHEHVIECIAWAPESASSAINEAVGSTDNRKASHTGPFLVSGSRDKTIRIWDVTAAVCLILLQGHDNWVRGVVFHPGGKFLVSASDDKTLRVWDLRNKRCMKVINAHKHFCTSLDFHRSHPYVISGSVDQTVKVWECR; from the exons ATGAAAATGGTTTTGTCCCAACGGCAGCGAGAAGAGCT tAATAAGGCGATCGCTGACTATTTGAATAGCAATGGCTACAAAGATGCCTTGCAGGCGTTTAAAAAGGAGGCGGATATGCCCGGAGAAGTCGATCGAAAGTTTGGCGGTCTTCTCGAAAAGAAATGGACGGCGGTCATTCGCCTTCAAAAGAAAGTGATGGAACTCGAAACGAAATTGAGCGAGGCCGAGAAAGAATATATCGAAGGAGCCCCGACTAGAGGGAAACGATGCCCGTCTGAATGGATTCCAAGACCGCCCGAAAAGTTCTCACTAAGCG GTCACCGAGCCCCCGTGACACGAGTAATTTTCCACCCGCTTTTTAGCGTGATGGTATCGGCCAGCGAAGACGCAACCATCAAAGTGTGGGATTTCGAGTCGGGCGAGTACGAGCGCACCCTCAAGGGTCACACCGATTCGATTCAAGACATCGCCTTCGACTCAACAGGAAAAACATTGGTCTCTTGCAGCGCGGACATGTCGATTAAGTTATGGGATTTCCAGCAAACGTTCGATTGCGTCCGAACGATGCTCGGGCACGACCATAATGTATCGAGCGTCGCTTTTATGCCAGCGGGGGATTTCGTCGTTTCAGCCAGTCGAGACAAGACGATTAAAATGTGGGATGTAACCACCGGGTATTCGGTTAGGACGTTTGTTGGGCATCGAGAATGG GTTAGAATGGTTCGGCCATCCCCCGATGGGTTAATGTTGGCAAGTTGTTCGAACGACCAAACCGTTCGAGTGTGGCTCGTTTCGACCCGGGAATGTCGAGCTGAGTTACGAGCCCACGAACACGTAATCGAATGTATAGCTTGGGCCCCAGAATCTGCTTCATCAGCTATTAACGAGGCTGTCGGCTCCACCGATAATCGAAAAGCCTCGCATACGGGGCCGTTTTTGGTGTCGGGATCGCGAGATAAAACGATACGTATTTGGGATGTAACAGCGGCggtttgtttgattttacttCAAGGGCACGATAATTGGGTTCGAGGAGTCGTTTTTCATCCTGGAGGGAAATTTTTGGTTTCTGCTAGTGATGATAAAACGCTACGCGTTTGGGATCTGAGAAATAAACGCTGTATGAAAGTTATTAATGCTCATAAACATTTCTGTACGTCTTTAG ATTTTCATAGGTCACATCCTTATGTTATATCTGGAAGTGTTGATCAAACGGTGAAGGTATGGGAGTGCCGTTAA
- the LOC111426767 gene encoding multiple inositol polyphosphate phosphatase 1-like translates to MLLLWIIFLNFYLSIHSEEYIENYLGTKSAYRYVANLNNFENHDQEGCATKIWMFVRHGTRYPGISDIKVMREHLPKLQDEIIRINEDESLKIDHRLSKSDLLLFKKWYPRVEEYEAKMLTVEGEKEMVELAERMQWRFPNLLKPFYSNTSYVFKHTKTQRTKESGKYFATGLFGKSVHGGGYYPIAVKRNSILRFYKLCKKWIISVKKNAQTYSERNNFYDTEIMREALDKVSSKLGLDNLTVSDLHSMYVTCAFESSWSNRRRSPWCIPFDIETIKVLEYAEDLKYYWVDGYGYDLTCNQACPAFNDMFNFINSEEKYPNALFYFTHSGSLLKMLCHLGIYRDHNQLLANNFEENKNRQWKVSKIDPFGNNLAFILYTCNGTKKVLTMHNENIIRLPACPKSDFCDVKTIEDYYKNSLTCGFDEMCENNLINITSS, encoded by the exons aTGTTACTTCTTTggataatctttttaaatttctatttaagTATTCACTCCGAAGAGTACATCGAAAATTATCTCGGTACGAAATCTGCTTATCGATACGTTGCGaatctaaataatttcgaAAACCACGACCAAGAAGGATGTGCGACTAAAATTTGGATGTTTGTAAGACATGGAACGCGATATCCTGGAATTTCGGATATTAAAGTAATGCGAGAGCATCTTCCTAAGTTGCAAGATGAAATTATACGTATTAATGAAGatgaatcattaaaaattgatcaTCGGTTATCAAAATCCgatttgttattgtttaaaaagtggTATCCTCGCGTGGAGGAGTACGAGGCGAAAATGTTAACTGTTGAGGGTGAAAAGGAGATGGTTGAGTTAGCCGAGAGGATGCAATGGAGGTTTCCAAACTTGTTAAAACCTTTTTATAGCAACACATCTTATGTGTTTAAACACACTAAAACTCAAAGAACTAAAGAAAGTGGGAAATATTTTGCAACTGGTTTGTTTGGGAAGAGTGTTCATGGAGGTGGTTATTATCCGATAGCTGTAAAAAGGAATTCTATATTAAgg ttttataagTTATGTAAAAAGTGGATTATTTCTGTGAAAAAAAATGCTCAAACTTACAgtgaaagaaataatttttatgatacGGAAATTATGAGGGAAGCTTTGGATAAAGTATCGAGTAAACTTGGATTAGATAATTTAACTGTAT cCGATTTACACTCAATGTACGTAACCTGTGCTTTTGAAAGCTCTTGGAGTAATCGTAGAAGATCTCCATGGTGTATTCCTTTTGATatagaaacaataaaagttttagaatatgctgaagatttaaaatattattgggTGGATGGATACGGATATGATTTAACATGTAATCAAGCATGTCCCGCTTTTAAtgatatgtttaattttattaacag tgAAGAAAAATACCCAAatgctttattttatttcactCACTCAGGTTCattactaaaaatgttatgCCATTTGGGGATTTATCGCGATCATAATCAGTTATTGGCGAATAATTTTGAAGAGAACAAGAACCGGCAATGGAAAGTTAGCAAAATTGATCcatttggaaataatttagCTTTTATACTTTATAC atgtaatgggaccaaaaaagttttaacaatGCATAATGAGAATATCATTCGGCTTCCGGCTTGTccaaaaagtgatttttgcGATGTAAAAACGATTGaagattattataaaaatagtttaacgTGTGGTTTCGATGAAATGTGCGAAAATAACTTAATCAATATTACATCTAgttaa